In Treponema sp. OMZ 798, the following proteins share a genomic window:
- a CDS encoding S41 family peptidase — protein sequence MIKKYFVLFFVFSISLFSCSNYSKGDKERFIPLKEMKTDYEYFWDFIEKGYPNKNTCIRNGADLKSIKKYYAEKLKNLKTEIDYMKFYGIICSGITDKHFFGHLGIVDYGSYKNDIETISLENKRDEDFHYIKKDKRVEAFYTKGLGSNAEYMTAVQRYKKQKKDIAKFVFKKIKDDIFYIKIPAFLPTENFDWNDFEKYQKEITKNKYKHLIIDLRDNGGGYTFLWKKFLVSPLIKEAKTFKMIAFYNPSEFSDRYLPFFLKGDRWTFPAKISKRKNLPHLENLNKEEAASFKEAYDLEYTVEPERSDFQFDGKIWVLVNRKCYSASDAFAAFCKQTGFASLVGENTGGSGLLPLHPVYLKLPKSGMLIKYDMFYTLNPDGSNNAETGTDPDYPVKQKYALETCLEIIEKTN from the coding sequence ATGATAAAAAAATATTTTGTGCTTTTTTTTGTGTTTAGTATTTCGTTATTTTCTTGTTCAAATTATTCAAAGGGCGATAAAGAGCGTTTTATCCCATTAAAAGAAATGAAAACCGATTACGAATATTTTTGGGACTTTATCGAGAAGGGCTATCCCAATAAAAATACATGTATAAGAAACGGAGCCGATTTAAAATCAATAAAAAAATATTATGCCGAAAAATTAAAAAACTTAAAAACCGAAATCGATTATATGAAATTTTACGGTATAATATGCTCCGGAATTACAGACAAGCATTTTTTTGGTCATCTGGGAATTGTAGATTACGGCTCATATAAAAACGATATTGAAACAATTTCTTTAGAAAATAAAAGAGATGAAGATTTTCACTATATAAAAAAAGATAAAAGAGTCGAGGCCTTTTATACAAAAGGTTTAGGTTCTAACGCCGAATATATGACTGCCGTACAAAGATATAAAAAACAAAAGAAAGATATAGCGAAATTCGTATTTAAAAAAATAAAAGACGATATTTTTTATATAAAAATACCGGCATTTTTACCTACAGAAAATTTTGATTGGAATGATTTTGAAAAGTATCAAAAAGAAATAACAAAAAACAAATATAAACATTTAATAATAGATTTAAGGGATAACGGAGGAGGCTATACCTTTTTATGGAAGAAATTTTTAGTTTCTCCTCTGATAAAAGAAGCAAAGACTTTTAAGATGATTGCTTTTTATAACCCTTCGGAATTTTCCGACCGCTACCTTCCATTTTTCTTAAAAGGAGATCGATGGACTTTCCCTGCAAAAATTTCAAAAAGAAAGAATTTGCCGCACTTGGAAAATTTAAATAAAGAAGAGGCAGCTTCTTTTAAAGAAGCCTATGATTTAGAATATACCGTAGAGCCTGAAAGAAGCGATTTTCAATTTGACGGAAAAATATGGGTGCTTGTAAATAGAAAATGCTATTCTGCCTCAGATGCCTTTGCTGCCTTTTGTAAGCAAACAGGCTTTGCAAGTCTTGTCGGCGAAAATACAGGGGGATCGGGCTTGTTACCCCTTCATCCAGTATATTTAAAATTACCCAAAAGCGGCATGCTTATAAAATACGATATGTTCTACACCTTAAACCCGGACGGTTCAAATAATGCGGAAACAGGCACTGACCCCGATTATCCTGTAAAACAAAAATATGCCTTAGAAACCTGTCTTGAAATAATCGAAAAAACTAATTAA
- the ispE gene encoding 4-(cytidine 5'-diphospho)-2-C-methyl-D-erythritol kinase — MIKSAISLKAHAKINLHLEVLGKRSDGFHDLVSVFAPISLADDLLMQRKPDKKECKVLSPLAELPAENTITRAYEEFKSFTGISEGVTVRILKRIPEGAGLGGGSSDAASVLRGLNEMFSTRLREEDLRAIALKIGSDVPFFLGDGAAVVRGRGEEIKRVSVSSDYFGILIYPEIKSATPRAYSLLGRKESEILNPAFNPELFCGKDCREWPFFNSFEDVLFIEYPAIKKAKLDLLTYGADFALMSGAGSSVFGLFKDEKAVKNAYSKLFAEYGRCFFFLLLAF, encoded by the coding sequence ATGATTAAAAGTGCGATTAGCCTTAAAGCTCATGCAAAAATTAATCTGCATTTGGAAGTTTTAGGAAAGAGAAGTGACGGGTTCCATGACCTTGTAAGTGTTTTTGCTCCGATTTCTCTTGCCGACGATCTTTTAATGCAAAGAAAACCGGATAAAAAAGAATGTAAGGTGCTGTCTCCATTGGCTGAATTGCCGGCAGAGAACACCATTACAAGAGCTTATGAAGAGTTTAAAAGCTTTACCGGTATTTCTGAAGGTGTTACCGTGAGGATCCTAAAAAGAATCCCTGAAGGCGCCGGATTGGGAGGCGGATCTTCCGATGCCGCTTCGGTTTTGCGGGGGCTTAATGAGATGTTTTCTACTCGTTTACGGGAAGAAGACTTAAGAGCTATAGCTTTGAAAATAGGAAGCGATGTTCCGTTTTTTTTGGGAGATGGAGCTGCGGTTGTAAGAGGCCGCGGAGAAGAAATAAAAAGAGTTTCCGTTTCTTCAGATTATTTTGGGATTTTGATTTATCCCGAAATAAAAAGCGCTACGCCCAGGGCTTACAGCCTTTTAGGCCGTAAAGAATCGGAGATACTGAATCCTGCTTTTAATCCTGAGCTTTTTTGCGGCAAAGACTGCCGTGAATGGCCTTTTTTTAACAGCTTTGAAGATGTTCTTTTTATTGAATATCCTGCAATAAAAAAGGCAAAACTAGACCTTTTAACTTACGGGGCCGACTTTGCTCTTATGAGCGGTGCCGGTTCTTCGGTTTTTGGACTTTTTAAAGATGAAAAAGCAGTCAAAAATGCTTATTCCAAGCTTTTTGCTGAATATGGCCGATGTTTTTTCTTCTTGTTACTTGCGTTCTGA
- the dnaG gene encoding DNA primase, translated as MPKISSKTVDAVTEMTDIVSLVENYTRLEKRGANWWGCCPFHNEKTPSFNVVPDKRMYYCFGCHKGGGTINFLMEMEKLSFTEAVERLAKNAGIEVIYEGGSYVPDEGAKLKDEILELYGKVAGSFHFLLTQNPLGKKALDYLLSRNVSPEIIEKFNLGYSPKDRYWLHKFLLSKNYSESLLEKTGLFSKNYKNIAFFSDRLMFPICDRHGKTIAFGGRILEGEGPKYLNSSDMPQYKKGETVFAFHHALPEIRKLKSVILCEGYMDVLAFFQAGIENAVAPLGTALTEDQVKLLKSFADTFYLAFDSDSAGQEASYKAIKICRGLGVNVRVLYMKDGKDPAEILQKKGKEGLKFLLECAIVDDDYLIQIASMRFDISSPEGKAGAIAFLFPYIEVLESDIQRESAISKLSSAFGVSQQAIFGDYENREKKALRHIVDEVKQKPVNIRMNAELRLVLAVAANTDLFSRLRSELSPDDFEDFYARHLFIVLEECYRDGAYTYANLMHRCGEEKLKDIVSQTISKGEFADNSEKVVDDGINFIKQNVLQKQKDKIIGRLRLLHGEKNVDTVNLTKELMEEKKSIDIQLKKLKGKVYD; from the coding sequence ATGCCTAAGATAAGTTCAAAAACAGTCGATGCAGTAACCGAAATGACCGATATTGTATCCCTTGTCGAGAACTATACCCGCTTGGAAAAGCGGGGGGCTAACTGGTGGGGCTGCTGTCCCTTCCATAATGAAAAAACTCCGTCGTTTAATGTTGTTCCCGATAAAAGGATGTATTATTGTTTCGGTTGCCACAAGGGCGGCGGAACCATCAACTTTTTGATGGAGATGGAAAAGCTTTCCTTTACTGAAGCAGTAGAGCGGCTTGCAAAAAATGCAGGTATTGAGGTCATCTATGAGGGCGGCTCCTATGTTCCCGATGAAGGGGCAAAACTTAAAGACGAAATCTTAGAACTTTACGGCAAGGTTGCAGGCAGCTTTCATTTTCTTTTAACTCAAAATCCTTTGGGGAAAAAAGCCCTCGATTACCTTCTTTCCCGAAATGTTTCTCCCGAAATAATCGAAAAATTCAATCTGGGTTATTCTCCTAAAGACCGGTACTGGCTTCATAAGTTTTTGTTGTCAAAAAATTACTCCGAATCCCTGCTGGAAAAAACAGGACTTTTTTCTAAAAACTATAAAAATATAGCTTTTTTTTCCGATAGGCTTATGTTCCCGATTTGCGATCGTCACGGAAAAACAATAGCATTCGGAGGCCGTATTTTGGAAGGAGAGGGACCTAAGTATCTAAACTCCTCGGATATGCCTCAATATAAAAAAGGAGAAACCGTTTTTGCCTTTCATCATGCTCTGCCCGAGATCCGAAAATTGAAGTCGGTAATATTATGCGAGGGCTACATGGATGTTCTAGCCTTTTTTCAGGCCGGAATCGAAAATGCCGTGGCTCCCTTGGGAACGGCCCTTACCGAAGATCAGGTAAAACTTTTAAAATCCTTTGCAGATACATTTTATCTTGCCTTTGATTCGGACTCGGCCGGACAGGAAGCTTCTTACAAGGCTATAAAAATTTGCAGGGGGCTGGGGGTAAATGTACGCGTTTTGTATATGAAGGACGGAAAGGACCCTGCCGAAATTCTACAAAAAAAAGGAAAAGAAGGCTTGAAATTTCTTTTGGAATGTGCTATAGTAGACGACGATTATCTTATACAAATTGCGTCCATGAGATTTGATATAAGCAGTCCGGAAGGAAAGGCCGGAGCTATAGCCTTTTTGTTTCCGTATATTGAGGTCCTGGAATCCGATATTCAAAGGGAGTCTGCAATTTCTAAACTTTCATCGGCCTTTGGTGTCAGTCAACAAGCAATTTTCGGCGATTATGAAAACCGCGAAAAAAAGGCTCTAAGGCATATAGTTGACGAGGTAAAACAAAAGCCGGTAAATATAAGAATGAATGCCGAGTTACGATTGGTGCTTGCCGTTGCGGCAAATACTGATCTGTTTTCCCGTTTGCGTTCCGAGTTGAGCCCTGATGATTTTGAGGATTTTTATGCCAGACATTTGTTTATTGTTTTAGAAGAATGTTATAGAGATGGTGCCTATACTTATGCAAATCTAATGCACAGATGCGGGGAAGAAAAATTAAAGGATATTGTTTCTCAGACAATTTCTAAGGGTGAATTCGCCGACAACTCTGAAAAGGTAGTCGATGACGGCATAAATTTTATAAAACAAAATGTTCTACAAAAACAAAAAGACAAAATCATAGGCAGATTAAGGTTATTACATGGAGAAAAGAATGTCGATACGGTAAACTTGACAAAAGAACTAATGGAAGAAAAAAAAAGTATCGACATTCAACTAAAAAAATTAAAGGGAAAGGTGTATGACTGA
- the spoVG gene encoding septation regulator SpoVG, with product MEITEVRVQKVSPGSSLKAYANITFDDCFVLHNVRVIEGNDGLYIGMPSRKLSNGEFKNIAHPITAEFREKMTKAVLEVYEKTPVMPGQDAEAGI from the coding sequence ATGGAAATTACAGAAGTCCGTGTTCAGAAAGTGAGTCCGGGGAGTAGTTTAAAGGCTTATGCTAATATTACGTTCGATGATTGCTTTGTCCTTCATAATGTAAGAGTGATTGAGGGTAATGACGGTTTGTACATTGGAATGCCGAGCCGGAAGCTGAGTAACGGTGAGTTTAAAAATATAGCTCATCCTATCACTGCCGAGTTCAGGGAAAAAATGACAAAGGCTGTTTTGGAGGTTTACGAAAAAACACCTGTTATGCCCGGGCAAGATGCTGAGGCTGGAATCTAG
- a CDS encoding tetratricopeptide repeat protein, with the protein MTSCKFYDFKLKYKILAFFLLIFMGLYADQSEGVNLSAALSCLQNSAKLFTEEKWKEALFEAQLGEVYDPKTADFLYIQAICGLKLNQPNEDILQKADAACADGMIWRLYDINAARLLAAQVNTRMLKYREALELVKLLPFESAEADYVKADALYGLGRYDEAKQLISETLDRWAFDSRFAKLFFLRERGKKVSFFGKKLAGHIISRLYAWQDEDPSLLLLASPFETKSEDNIRRLKLYRCMYLPFTESHDLNDLYNRSYSTLLCLRYGIIDEQTAVNEFLSAKVYYFNPILKEYILTQAMYESHLVELLRLVINNELRNELKNFLSVYEGLIVDDENGDLIIDSKIYYKNGRPWCAEFDPLQTGYPEYTVECNFGVPSVIHGKKREYSLSYDSYPSVKNFIKNGKKYTMRPLDLKWAPIELKELNLKLHGMHQKQQAFFSLKVDKSIRSIHEGSLIYSSAFSEENTPYIDGGIKKIFFDKGIPIKAEVSVAGALYSQTNYRSGLPVFENADKNGDGYFETRIEYDRNGILKRMDIDLNKNKLYEYSEYYEKDGVVTKVWDSDEDGSSEITYTQYENGDSQTEWIHPKLNKTIRVNYKNGIPVQLFDGKENLILIPSDKGNVFWLNRSPVNIEKVNEKITEIFNQTTLPVVSYMFSINNIEVFAVRSGGFVFAEIINE; encoded by the coding sequence ATGACATCTTGTAAATTTTATGATTTTAAACTCAAATATAAGATTTTAGCCTTTTTTCTTTTGATTTTTATGGGGCTTTATGCCGATCAAAGTGAGGGGGTAAATTTATCGGCTGCCCTATCATGTTTACAGAATTCTGCTAAGCTCTTTACCGAAGAAAAATGGAAGGAAGCCTTATTTGAAGCTCAGCTTGGTGAAGTGTATGATCCTAAAACTGCCGATTTTTTATATATTCAGGCAATATGCGGTTTAAAATTAAATCAACCCAACGAAGATATATTGCAAAAAGCCGATGCCGCTTGTGCCGACGGAATGATCTGGCGCTTATACGATATAAATGCCGCCCGTTTATTGGCTGCTCAAGTCAATACAAGAATGTTAAAATACAGGGAAGCTTTGGAACTCGTCAAGCTCTTACCCTTTGAGTCGGCTGAGGCTGACTATGTAAAAGCTGATGCCCTCTACGGCTTGGGGCGATATGATGAAGCCAAGCAGCTGATATCCGAAACCTTAGACCGCTGGGCATTTGATTCCCGTTTTGCAAAATTGTTTTTTCTGAGAGAGCGCGGAAAAAAAGTGAGTTTTTTCGGTAAAAAATTGGCCGGACATATAATTTCCCGGCTTTATGCGTGGCAGGATGAGGACCCATCCCTTCTTTTGCTTGCAAGTCCCTTTGAAACAAAATCGGAAGATAATATCAGGCGGTTAAAATTGTACCGCTGTATGTACTTACCTTTTACCGAATCTCATGATCTTAATGACTTATATAACCGCTCATATTCTACCTTACTTTGTCTAAGGTACGGTATAATAGACGAGCAAACGGCTGTAAACGAATTTTTGTCGGCTAAGGTTTATTATTTTAATCCGATTTTGAAGGAGTACATTCTTACTCAGGCTATGTATGAATCTCATTTGGTTGAGCTCTTACGCTTGGTTATAAACAATGAATTGAGAAATGAACTTAAAAATTTTTTATCTGTCTACGAAGGTTTGATTGTTGATGACGAAAACGGGGATTTAATTATAGATTCTAAAATTTATTATAAAAACGGCAGACCTTGGTGTGCGGAATTCGATCCTCTCCAAACAGGTTATCCCGAATACACTGTAGAATGTAATTTCGGTGTTCCATCTGTAATTCACGGAAAAAAACGAGAGTATTCGCTGTCCTATGATTCATATCCTTCCGTGAAAAATTTTATAAAAAACGGTAAGAAGTATACCATGCGCCCCCTTGACCTAAAATGGGCTCCTATAGAATTAAAAGAATTAAATCTAAAGCTTCATGGTATGCATCAAAAACAACAGGCTTTCTTTTCTTTAAAAGTCGATAAAAGTATAAGAAGTATACATGAAGGCTCCTTGATTTACTCCTCGGCCTTTTCTGAAGAAAATACCCCGTACATAGACGGAGGCATAAAAAAAATATTCTTTGATAAGGGTATCCCGATAAAAGCCGAGGTAAGTGTTGCAGGAGCGCTGTACTCTCAAACGAATTACAGAAGCGGCTTACCTGTCTTTGAAAATGCAGATAAGAATGGGGACGGTTATTTTGAAACAAGAATTGAGTATGATCGAAACGGTATATTAAAAAGAATGGATATAGATTTAAATAAAAACAAACTCTATGAATATTCCGAATATTATGAAAAAGACGGTGTTGTTACAAAGGTTTGGGACAGTGATGAGGACGGCTCCTCTGAAATTACATATACACAATATGAAAACGGGGACTCTCAAACCGAATGGATTCATCCCAAATTGAATAAAACAATCCGTGTTAATTATAAAAACGGAATTCCCGTCCAATTGTTTGACGGAAAAGAAAATCTTATTCTTATTCCTTCGGATAAAGGAAACGTATTTTGGCTTAATAGAAGTCCTGTAAATATCGAAAAAGTAAACGAAAAAATTACTGAAATATTTAACCAAACAACCCTGCCGGTTGTTTCCTATATGTTTAGTATAAATAATATCGAAGTTTTTGCCGTACGCTCCGGAGGGTTTGTTTTTGCTGAAATCATCAATGAGTAA
- a CDS encoding PepSY-like domain-containing protein, with protein MKKQSVIFRRHVFLFAVFLLFSSCMLYGKSKFIEFSNLPEKAQTYIKTHFPDAKPLKIEKEKDGLSVKYEVELDNKIDLDFNSKGEITGIDGNSELPDSVIPKEILDYVKKNYPDNYITDWHLEKKAQEVELDNDIELKFDLKGKFLRIDK; from the coding sequence ATGAAAAAACAATCTGTGATCTTTAGAAGGCATGTTTTTTTGTTTGCCGTATTTTTGCTCTTTTCTTCCTGTATGCTCTATGGAAAAAGTAAGTTTATAGAGTTTAGCAATTTACCCGAAAAAGCTCAAACCTATATTAAAACTCACTTTCCTGATGCAAAACCTTTAAAAATTGAAAAAGAAAAGGACGGCTTATCGGTTAAGTATGAAGTAGAGCTTGACAACAAGATTGACTTGGACTTTAACTCTAAAGGCGAAATAACCGGAATTGACGGTAACTCAGAGCTTCCTGATTCAGTTATACCAAAAGAAATTTTAGACTATGTCAAAAAGAATTATCCCGATAATTATATCACGGATTGGCACCTTGAAAAAAAGGCACAAGAAGTAGAACTTGATAATGATATTGAGCTTAAATTCGATTTAAAGGGAAAATTTTTGAGGATAGATAAATAG
- a CDS encoding S1C family serine protease — protein sequence MLKSSMSKLIFSLLFLLIFSCTSTEHTEYVDYSDRSSVLYQVDYAERLLKSGKIADALIRSQILHLNTKNFEEVDKINLKSIEKTEAAFLKSIDEKKWDEAVRYFRSLTAIGKRPAGWTEERIFEERNILWKKNADLPLLNLQNKKNPLSGQSSSFPQNIDEMIKGSLTVWVDRGARIQRGYASPDIVIGSGFFIDSRGYFITNYHVIQSEVDKKYNGYSRLYIKSPDNPNVKIPARVVGWDPLFDLALVKTEYTPQFIFNLGSSKDLGVGSRIYAIGSPAGLEKTLTSGIISAKYRRLFSMVDIMQIDAAVNHGNSGGPIVDDKGLVQAVVFAGLERNEGLNFAIPVELLKAILPDLYKGGEVRHSWLGCHGQNQKGSNAAAGVPAGVLVNYVLPDGPFSISGINEGSVIKEFNGVPVNSVEEIQANLLSIAPETIVLIKGFQKNEAGIYEEKTWPVLCAERPLYPGISVFRKDSIARSMLPVFGFKLESVGKRNSYRVSEVIPGSFASENAFGVNDYIEINGKRWDEDNEEIIHVNIYTKKVKAGYMDSFMVLSAYLDNPLFF from the coding sequence TTGCTGAAATCATCAATGAGTAAACTTATTTTTTCTCTTCTCTTTTTATTGATTTTTTCTTGTACTTCAACCGAACATACCGAATATGTCGATTATTCGGATAGATCCAGTGTATTATATCAGGTTGACTACGCCGAAAGACTCCTTAAATCGGGTAAGATAGCTGATGCACTAATCAGATCTCAGATTCTGCATCTTAACACAAAAAATTTTGAAGAAGTGGACAAGATTAACTTAAAATCGATAGAAAAAACTGAAGCCGCATTTTTAAAAAGCATAGATGAAAAAAAATGGGATGAGGCTGTCCGCTACTTTAGGTCTCTTACTGCAATCGGAAAACGCCCTGCCGGGTGGACTGAAGAGCGTATCTTTGAAGAAAGGAATATCTTATGGAAAAAAAATGCCGATCTTCCTCTTTTAAACTTGCAAAATAAAAAAAATCCTCTGTCCGGCCAATCATCTTCTTTTCCTCAAAATATAGATGAAATGATAAAGGGCTCTCTTACCGTTTGGGTAGATAGGGGGGCACGTATTCAAAGAGGTTATGCCTCGCCCGACATTGTTATAGGTTCAGGTTTTTTTATAGATTCCCGCGGTTATTTTATTACTAATTATCATGTTATCCAAAGCGAGGTTGATAAAAAATATAACGGCTATTCTAGGCTTTATATTAAGTCGCCTGATAATCCCAATGTGAAAATTCCTGCAAGGGTTGTAGGCTGGGATCCCCTGTTTGATTTGGCCTTGGTAAAGACCGAGTACACACCTCAGTTTATTTTTAACCTTGGTTCTTCAAAGGATTTAGGTGTAGGAAGCCGAATTTATGCAATAGGCTCTCCGGCCGGTTTGGAAAAAACGCTCACCTCAGGTATAATATCGGCAAAATACCGCAGACTTTTTTCTATGGTAGATATAATGCAGATAGATGCTGCCGTTAATCACGGAAACTCAGGCGGCCCTATAGTGGACGATAAGGGCCTTGTTCAAGCCGTAGTCTTTGCCGGCCTTGAAAGAAACGAGGGCCTTAATTTTGCAATCCCTGTTGAGCTTTTAAAGGCTATTCTTCCCGATCTATATAAGGGCGGAGAAGTAAGACATTCTTGGCTGGGCTGTCATGGCCAAAACCAAAAAGGCTCCAATGCAGCTGCTGGAGTTCCCGCCGGGGTTCTTGTAAACTATGTTCTTCCTGACGGTCCTTTTTCGATCTCGGGCATAAATGAGGGCAGCGTAATAAAAGAATTTAACGGTGTTCCTGTAAATTCGGTGGAAGAAATACAGGCAAATTTATTATCGATTGCTCCCGAAACTATAGTACTAATTAAAGGTTTTCAAAAAAATGAGGCCGGTATTTATGAAGAAAAAACTTGGCCTGTTTTATGTGCCGAGCGGCCTTTATATCCGGGCATTTCGGTTTTTAGAAAGGACAGCATAGCAAGATCTATGCTTCCCGTTTTTGGGTTTAAACTTGAATCGGTGGGTAAAAGAAATTCTTATAGGGTTTCTGAGGTTATCCCGGGAAGCTTTGCATCGGAAAATGCCTTTGGTGTAAATGACTATATCGAGATTAACGGAAAAAGATGGGATGAAGACAATGAAGAGATTATTCATGTGAATATCTATACAAAAAAGGTTAAGGCCGGTTACATGGACAGCTTTATGGTTTTAAGTGCCTACCTCGATAATCCGCTTTTCTTTTAA
- the tilS gene encoding tRNA lysidine(34) synthetase TilS — MVKSFLKEVLLGFSSLSDKKIGRDAAPVRLLLAVSGGADSMAMLSAFLELKSDINAEIFVITVNHNIRPENETLGDAQFVLDFCKNKCPCILTEIPKNRVFDEARSRKTGIEDAARFLRYNEFEKTADSLNADYILTAHNKNDNYETVLMRLFQGAGPEALMGISPRRGRFIRPLLNISRSEIEEYLKEKNIPWREDATNFETSYLRNKVRHNLIPALTVCFDGWQSGLDKSLAKIRAQNDFITDSYRTKKEAWILDKNKKGVACCRCKFLFFVSLEEALKLKFLQEGLILLKGKRRIPYSVFEDLMKLSDTKNIIFSGGFCIKKEGDSVLLFKDENEEKPGDVFYSIWIDKPCTFNTPAGTFRAVEKENGFFIVHESDKTCGIGPFKPPFCVRSRLFGDEIETSYGSKKSVKKIINEWNIDYENRNILPIIEEGGVVKGIYGAVFGKKFL, encoded by the coding sequence ATGGTAAAATCGTTTTTAAAAGAAGTGCTTCTTGGCTTTTCCTCCCTATCCGATAAAAAGATCGGCCGAGATGCCGCTCCTGTAAGACTCCTGCTTGCCGTTTCCGGAGGAGCCGATTCTATGGCCATGCTTTCAGCCTTCTTGGAATTAAAGAGCGATATAAACGCCGAAATTTTTGTCATAACCGTAAACCACAATATAAGGCCTGAAAATGAAACCCTAGGCGATGCCCAATTTGTTTTAGACTTTTGTAAAAATAAGTGCCCCTGTATCTTAACTGAAATTCCCAAAAATAGGGTATTCGATGAAGCCCGAAGCAGAAAAACGGGAATTGAAGATGCTGCCCGCTTTTTGAGGTACAATGAGTTTGAAAAGACGGCGGATTCCTTAAATGCCGATTATATTTTGACGGCCCACAACAAAAACGATAATTATGAAACAGTTTTGATGAGGCTCTTTCAAGGTGCCGGTCCTGAAGCCCTTATGGGGATTTCTCCAAGACGGGGCAGATTTATCCGCCCGCTTCTTAATATTAGCCGGTCAGAAATAGAAGAATATTTAAAAGAAAAAAATATCCCGTGGAGAGAAGATGCTACTAATTTTGAGACCTCCTATCTTAGGAACAAGGTCAGGCATAATCTTATTCCTGCTTTGACCGTTTGTTTTGACGGCTGGCAAAGCGGCTTGGATAAAAGTTTAGCAAAAATCAGGGCTCAAAACGATTTTATTACTGACTCTTATAGAACAAAGAAAGAAGCATGGATATTGGATAAGAACAAAAAAGGGGTCGCCTGCTGCCGGTGTAAATTTCTTTTTTTTGTAAGCCTTGAAGAAGCCTTAAAACTTAAATTTCTTCAAGAAGGTCTCATTCTTTTAAAAGGGAAAAGAAGAATCCCTTACTCGGTCTTTGAAGATTTAATGAAGCTTTCAGATACAAAAAATATAATTTTTTCGGGCGGCTTTTGTATAAAAAAAGAAGGAGATTCGGTCTTGCTTTTTAAGGATGAAAATGAGGAAAAGCCGGGAGACGTCTTTTATTCTATTTGGATCGATAAGCCTTGCACCTTTAATACGCCCGCCGGAACTTTTAGGGCTGTAGAAAAAGAAAACGGATTTTTTATAGTGCACGAGAGCGATAAAACTTGCGGTATAGGTCCCTTTAAGCCTCCTTTTTGTGTGCGCTCACGCCTTTTCGGTGATGAGATAGAGACCTCTTACGGTTCAAAAAAATCGGTAAAAAAGATTATAAATGAGTGGAATATAGACTACGAAAATAGAAATATTTTGCCGATAATCGAAGAGGGCGGGGTAGTTAAAGGAATATACGGAGCCGTTTTCGGCAAAAAGTTTTTATAG
- a CDS encoding 50S ribosomal protein L25 yields the protein MEQRLLNANERSTYGKNAAVKMRRAGRIPAVMYDRHGKSVSLDVDEREFMKLFKLVTESTIVTLNAAGKDYEVFIKDFQHDIVTDKIKHIDFYEVERGKTLRTKVKIRLEGSPEGVRHGGILETGITELELECLPKDLPPRIVVDVSALDVNQSLHVRDIKLPEAVTVLTSDDITVAAIKFAAAETSTPAAEAEGEEAASTEAAPAAEEAK from the coding sequence ATGGAACAGAGACTGTTAAATGCAAATGAAAGATCTACATACGGTAAAAATGCCGCTGTAAAAATGAGAAGAGCGGGAAGAATTCCTGCAGTAATGTATGATAGGCACGGCAAATCCGTTTCTCTTGATGTTGATGAAAGAGAATTTATGAAACTTTTTAAACTTGTTACCGAAAGTACTATTGTAACATTAAATGCAGCGGGAAAGGATTACGAAGTTTTTATTAAAGATTTTCAGCATGATATTGTTACGGATAAGATTAAACATATCGACTTTTACGAGGTAGAAAGAGGAAAGACCTTACGTACAAAGGTTAAGATCAGACTTGAAGGTTCTCCCGAAGGTGTACGCCATGGCGGTATTCTTGAGACAGGTATAACCGAGCTTGAACTTGAGTGTCTGCCTAAGGATCTGCCTCCCAGAATCGTTGTTGATGTTTCAGCCCTTGATGTAAATCAGTCGCTCCATGTCAGGGATATTAAACTTCCTGAGGCTGTTACCGTTTTAACAAGCGATGATATAACTGTTGCAGCCATCAAGTTTGCTGCAGCCGAGACTTCAACTCCTGCTGCTGAGGCCGAAGGCGAAGAAGCTGCTTCTACTGAAGCTGCCCCTGCTGCAGAAGAGGCTAAATAA